In Solirubrobacterales bacterium, a single window of DNA contains:
- a CDS encoding MBL fold metallo-hydrolase — MRVTVLGKSPAWQDAGGACSGYLIEDGSTCLLNDCGNGVFSKLRRVRDYTRVDAVVISHMHADHFFDLIPYAFALVYAPRQQPVPVARWSGVANPPRPPLYLPPGGLTVVNGVIEAIGAEGLIEQAFDVHEYDPAEELTIGELTLTFQAVPHYIPTWAIKYLDSAGKAYVFGADHKPNDEIVEFAKDADLLVLESTLPRPERSGERGHMTPQESGEHANRAGAKRLVLTHMSDELDQLWAKTEAEDAFGGPVAVAGEGSVYVL, encoded by the coding sequence ATGCGCGTAACGGTGCTTGGAAAATCACCCGCCTGGCAGGACGCCGGCGGTGCTTGCTCTGGCTACCTGATCGAGGATGGCTCGACCTGCCTGCTCAACGACTGCGGCAACGGCGTCTTCTCGAAGCTCCGCCGCGTGCGCGACTACACGCGTGTCGATGCCGTCGTGATCAGCCACATGCACGCGGATCACTTCTTTGACTTGATCCCGTATGCCTTCGCGCTTGTCTACGCGCCGCGCCAGCAACCCGTGCCGGTTGCGCGCTGGTCCGGTGTCGCAAACCCTCCACGCCCGCCGCTCTACCTGCCGCCGGGCGGACTCACGGTCGTCAACGGCGTGATTGAGGCGATTGGTGCCGAAGGCCTGATCGAGCAAGCCTTCGACGTTCACGAGTACGACCCAGCTGAAGAGCTCACGATCGGCGAGCTCACGCTCACCTTCCAAGCCGTCCCGCACTACATCCCGACCTGGGCGATCAAGTACCTCGACAGCGCAGGCAAGGCGTACGTGTTCGGCGCCGACCACAAACCAAATGACGAGATCGTCGAGTTCGCCAAGGACGCCGATCTGCTCGTCCTTGAGTCGACACTCCCGCGCCCGGAACGCTCGGGCGAGCGCGGGCACATGACCCCCCAGGAGTCCGGCGAGCACGCCAATCGTGCCGGAGCCAAGCGACTCGTCCTCACGCACATGTCCGACGAACTCGACCAGCTGTGGGCCAAGACCGAAGCCGAGGATGCCTTCGGCGGACCAGTCGCCGTCGCCGGCGAGGGTTCGGTATACGTCCTCTGA
- a CDS encoding Hsp20/alpha crystallin family protein gives MRDDDIFANFERMRRQLDELFGHSWERVGVASNKRRGFSPKVDVYYCGDPPKAIVTADLAGISIEDVALEIQGRRLVIGGERSHGEETNRLYQQIEIEHGRFRRVIELGADVVADAATATYEDGLLRIELPLAEPEKISLTPVKKTTRSGGES, from the coding sequence ATGCGTGACGACGACATCTTTGCCAACTTCGAACGCATGCGCAGGCAGCTCGACGAACTGTTCGGGCACAGCTGGGAGCGCGTCGGAGTTGCAAGTAACAAGCGCCGCGGCTTCTCGCCGAAGGTCGATGTCTACTACTGCGGCGACCCGCCAAAGGCGATCGTCACTGCTGACCTCGCTGGAATCTCGATTGAGGATGTCGCTCTGGAGATCCAGGGCCGTCGCCTCGTGATCGGTGGCGAGCGCTCGCACGGCGAAGAGACCAACCGCCTCTACCAACAGATCGAGATCGAGCACGGCCGCTTCCGCCGCGTGATCGAGCTCGGCGCGGATGTCGTCGCCGACGCCGCAACTGCGACCTACGAGGACGGCCTCCTGCGCATCGAACTTCCACTCGCCGAGCCGGAGAAGATCTCGCTCACGCCGGTCAAGAAGACCACCCGCTCGGGCGGTGAATCCTGA
- the lon gene encoding endopeptidase La produces the protein MIEIISSGEPVQVEFGGSSLPDVLPVLPLRETVTFPDTLTPLAIGQDRSVDLVNDVLAGNRMIAMVASTDPDNETPGPDQLYKVGVAGTIQRMMKMPDDTLRVLVQGSQRIKIDDYTSTTPYLIARVTELPDQIEESTELEALVRSVQGSFNQIVEGVPYLPEELMVAVANVDDPSALVHVIAGSLRLKTEEKQELLEEVDVTKRLRKLASFLAREADVIAMGAKIQSQVQDEVDKSQREFFLRQQLKAIQDELGESDPDAAEAADLREQIEAAALPVDIRKAADRELERLERLPAAAAEYGVIRTYLEWIVTLPWNTRTEDNLDLKHARKVLDDDHYDIEKVKDRLIEFLAVRKLNPDARGTILCLLGPPGVGKTSLGRSVARAMGREFERISVGGVRDEAEIRGHRRTYIGALPGSIIRAMRDAETNNPVLMIDEIDKMGNDFRGDPASAMLEVLDPEQNGTFRDHYLDLPFDLSNVTFIATANQLEPIPGPLRDRMEVIQLAGYTAQDKLQIAKRYLVPRQIERNGLSKSKIEFADDAIAEVIDGYTREAGVRNLERELGAVCRKIAREFAEGTRKSKRVVRKPLIAELLGARKVRADAPRRTQVPGVATGLAWTPVGGDVLYIEATAYPGKGGLQITGQLGDVMRESAQAALSWIKGHYKDLGAELADDWFATHDIHIHVPAGAVPKDGPSAGVTMTTALASLITGRCVRSDVAMTGEITLTGQVLPIGGLKEKSLAAQQMGMKLVLAPADNAVDVDEIPKPLLKNVKFEFVNTIDEVLVLALVPEKGSNAARRSKKGVSGKKKSASNGRASKNGRPSTRKPVKAAPASDTNT, from the coding sequence ATCATCGAGATCATCTCGTCCGGCGAGCCGGTGCAGGTCGAGTTCGGTGGATCGAGCCTGCCCGATGTCCTGCCCGTCCTGCCACTGCGCGAGACCGTCACCTTTCCCGACACGCTGACCCCGCTTGCGATCGGTCAGGATCGGTCGGTCGACCTTGTCAACGACGTGCTCGCCGGTAATCGCATGATCGCGATGGTCGCGAGCACCGATCCGGACAACGAGACGCCCGGCCCCGACCAGCTCTACAAAGTTGGCGTCGCCGGGACGATCCAGCGGATGATGAAGATGCCCGACGACACGCTCCGCGTGCTTGTCCAGGGATCCCAGCGCATAAAAATCGACGACTACACGAGCACGACGCCGTACCTGATCGCACGCGTCACCGAGCTACCCGATCAGATCGAGGAGTCAACCGAACTTGAAGCGCTCGTGCGCTCGGTTCAGGGCTCGTTCAACCAGATCGTCGAGGGCGTGCCGTACCTACCCGAAGAATTGATGGTTGCCGTTGCAAACGTCGACGACCCTTCGGCGCTCGTGCACGTGATCGCGGGATCGCTTCGCCTCAAGACCGAGGAAAAGCAGGAGCTGCTCGAAGAGGTCGACGTGACCAAGCGACTGCGCAAGCTCGCGTCGTTCCTCGCTCGCGAGGCCGACGTCATTGCCATGGGCGCAAAGATCCAGAGCCAGGTCCAGGACGAGGTCGACAAATCGCAGCGCGAGTTCTTCCTGCGCCAGCAGCTCAAAGCGATCCAGGACGAACTCGGCGAGTCCGATCCAGATGCCGCCGAGGCCGCGGACCTGCGGGAACAAATCGAGGCCGCAGCACTTCCAGTGGACATCCGCAAAGCGGCCGACCGCGAACTCGAGAGGCTCGAGCGGCTGCCCGCGGCCGCCGCTGAGTACGGAGTGATCCGCACCTATCTCGAGTGGATCGTCACGCTTCCATGGAACACGCGCACCGAGGACAACCTCGATCTCAAGCACGCCCGCAAGGTCCTTGACGACGATCACTACGACATCGAGAAGGTCAAGGACCGCCTGATTGAGTTTCTCGCAGTGCGCAAGCTCAACCCCGACGCGCGCGGCACGATTCTCTGTCTGCTCGGACCGCCGGGTGTCGGAAAGACTTCGCTCGGCCGATCGGTCGCACGCGCGATGGGTCGCGAGTTCGAACGCATCTCGGTCGGCGGCGTACGCGACGAAGCCGAGATCCGCGGTCACCGACGCACCTACATCGGCGCGCTGCCGGGCTCGATCATCCGCGCGATGCGCGACGCCGAGACCAACAACCCCGTGCTGATGATCGACGAGATCGACAAGATGGGCAACGACTTCCGGGGCGACCCGGCCTCGGCGATGCTCGAGGTGCTCGACCCCGAACAGAACGGCACGTTCCGCGATCACTACCTGGACCTGCCGTTTGATCTCTCGAACGTGACCTTCATCGCGACCGCCAACCAGCTCGAGCCGATCCCCGGTCCGCTGCGCGATCGCATGGAAGTGATTCAGCTGGCGGGCTACACGGCCCAGGACAAACTGCAGATCGCCAAGCGGTATCTCGTGCCGCGTCAGATCGAGCGCAACGGCCTGTCCAAGTCGAAGATCGAGTTCGCTGACGACGCAATCGCCGAGGTGATCGACGGCTACACCCGCGAGGCCGGGGTGCGCAACCTCGAGCGCGAGCTCGGTGCCGTCTGCCGCAAAATCGCCCGCGAGTTCGCCGAGGGCACGAGAAAATCAAAGCGCGTCGTTCGCAAGCCGCTGATCGCCGAGTTGCTCGGAGCGCGCAAAGTACGCGCAGACGCGCCGCGCCGCACACAGGTGCCGGGAGTCGCAACTGGACTCGCCTGGACCCCGGTCGGCGGTGACGTTCTCTACATCGAGGCCACCGCTTATCCCGGCAAGGGAGGACTGCAGATCACCGGACAGCTCGGCGACGTCATGCGCGAGTCCGCGCAGGCTGCGCTGTCATGGATCAAGGGTCATTACAAGGACCTCGGCGCGGAACTCGCGGACGACTGGTTTGCGACGCACGACATCCACATTCACGTGCCTGCAGGCGCGGTCCCGAAGGACGGCCCGTCGGCCGGCGTCACGATGACCACCGCGCTCGCCTCGCTGATCACTGGTCGCTGCGTTCGAAGTGACGTGGCCATGACCGGCGAGATCACGCTCACAGGACAGGTTCTTCCGATCGGCGGGCTAAAAGAGAAGTCGCTCGCTGCCCAGCAGATGGGAATGAAGCTTGTGCTCGCGCCGGCAGACAACGCCGTAGACGTCGACGAAATCCCGAAGCCCTTGCTGAAGAACGTCAAGTTCGAATTCGTCAACACGATCGACGAAGTCCTGGTACTTGCGCTTGTTCCGGAGAAGGGGTCCAATGCCGCGCGGCGCTCAAAGAAGGGGGTTTCGGGTAAGAAGAAGTCAGCTTCGAACGGCCGGGCCAGCAAAAACGGCAGGCCTTCGACTCGCAAGCCCGTCAAGGCGGCCCCCGCCAGCGACACAAACACTTAG
- a CDS encoding MBL fold metallo-hydrolase, with translation MAHSIDLLFPERRMVFAVGAGTAELQPDLDSPAGFSRYKEIQLDGEAAAMLVIPNAALIQAERNYVVDPGIPMQGAPYSSAVGNLDVDPWSLEDVILTHMHFDHVGGLMEFPGRRVHVHEIELVAPYAGMWSGLLDTVEVIELSGEEGEIEPGVRWMLTPGHADGLITLLVDTDDGLVAMPSDCVGPLPEYFDDMELPADFPGRETLLAQWHKIRKLSPVLIIPGHYPPFTP, from the coding sequence TTGGCGCACTCGATAGATCTGCTCTTCCCCGAACGGCGGATGGTCTTCGCCGTAGGGGCGGGCACCGCTGAACTCCAGCCGGATTTGGATTCTCCGGCTGGATTTTCGCGGTACAAGGAGATCCAGCTTGATGGCGAAGCGGCCGCAATGCTGGTGATCCCGAACGCCGCCTTGATCCAGGCCGAGAGGAACTACGTGGTCGATCCCGGCATCCCGATGCAGGGCGCGCCCTACAGCTCGGCAGTCGGAAATCTCGACGTCGATCCCTGGAGCCTCGAGGACGTGATCCTCACCCATATGCACTTCGATCACGTCGGCGGACTGATGGAGTTTCCCGGTCGCCGCGTCCACGTGCATGAGATTGAGCTCGTCGCGCCGTACGCCGGAATGTGGTCTGGCCTGCTCGACACAGTTGAGGTCATTGAGCTCAGCGGTGAAGAAGGCGAGATCGAGCCGGGCGTACGTTGGATGCTCACACCCGGCCACGCGGATGGATTGATCACCTTGCTCGTGGACACCGACGATGGACTGGTCGCGATGCCCAGCGATTGCGTAGGGCCACTGCCCGAGTATTTCGATGACATGGAGCTGCCGGCGGACTTCCCCGGACGCGAAACGCTGCTCGCGCAGTGGCACAAAATCCGCAAGCTTTCGCCCGTATTGATTATTCCTGGCCACTATCCGCCGTTCACGCCCTAG